The genomic DNA AATCACAATTCCGACCTAACAATTAAGCCTACCGGTGCCATGTAAAATGTTGACACCGCGATTTGGATCGACCAAGGACAGTTGCCCTTTATCTCGTCACGACAGGGCTCGGCCTAAACTCAAGGATGAACATGAACTCGTCTCCCGAAGGTAATTTTCGCCCTCAAGCTTCACTAAGCTCCGGTGATCAGTACTTGGATGCCGCGATCCGGATGGCATCTCCAGCGAAGCTTCGGCTGATGCTGCTCGAGCGGTCGGTTGAAGTTGCTCGAATGCTTGCTGCCAAATGGCGTGCGGGCGAGACGATGGGCAGCAACGAGTATTCGATTCAACTGCTTGACATGATTAATGAGCTGCTCGGCGGAATTTCGGGCGGCAAGAGTGAATCAGAGAAGAAATTGTGCCTTCAAGTGGCTGACTTGTACGTCTTTCTAGCCAAGCACCTTGTGATCGCAGAACAGCATTCTGACGCTGGTGCGATTGACGAAATTCGATTGGTGCTTGAAACCGAAACTGAAACTTGGCGCGCCGTTGTGGCCCAGGAAGTTTCGAAGCTTCCCGCTCAGTCCGCTGCTTCGCCTGTGGTGAGCACCTCGGGCGGTCTCAACTTCAGCGCCTAGTTCCATGGCGTGTTAAGTTTTGCGGATTGCGTAAAAGGATTCAATTCTGACGTTTGTTCCGTCGATCTTAGAGTGTGTAGGAAAACACCTCTTGTTCGCAACGGATTGTCACGTCATGTGCTGGACCAAAACCGCTTTTGCCGCACTCGCTTGTTTCACGCTTTGTTTCGCAAGCGGCTGCGTCGGCCCGATGGGCTGCGGCCCTGCTGGAACCTGTGGACCGCTAGCTATGAATTCTTGTGGTGGCTGCGGCGACTGCCAAGGTTGTGGCGAACTTTACATCGACCCTTGGATCAACGAGCCCGCCGATTGCTGTGATCCTTGCGATTGCTGTGGCAACCACAACGGCCAATCGTGCGGCAAATGCCGAAGCGTATTCAGCGGAGTCAAAAGCCTTTGGGGCTATCGCTGCGATAGTGGCTGTGACGACACCTGCGGTGGCTGCGATACAGGATGCACCGAGTGCAGCTCTGGATGTGATTCCTGTGGTGACGTTGGTT from Rubripirellula amarantea includes the following:
- a CDS encoding flagellar export chaperone FliS, which produces MNSSPEGNFRPQASLSSGDQYLDAAIRMASPAKLRLMLLERSVEVARMLAAKWRAGETMGSNEYSIQLLDMINELLGGISGGKSESEKKLCLQVADLYVFLAKHLVIAEQHSDAGAIDEIRLVLETETETWRAVVAQEVSKLPAQSAASPVVSTSGGLNFSA